The Streptomyces cynarae genome contains a region encoding:
- a CDS encoding integration host factor translates to MALPPLTPEQRAAALEKAAAARRERAEVKNRLKHSGASLHEVIKQGQENDVIGKMKVSALLESLPGVGKVRAKQIMERLGISESRRVRGLGSNQIASLEREFGGTAS, encoded by the coding sequence GTGGCTCTTCCGCCCCTTACCCCCGAACAGCGCGCAGCCGCGCTCGAAAAGGCCGCCGCGGCTCGCCGGGAGCGGGCCGAGGTCAAGAATCGACTCAAGCACTCCGGCGCCTCCCTTCACGAGGTCATCAAGCAGGGCCAGGAGAATGACGTCATCGGCAAGATGAAGGTCTCCGCCCTCCTCGAGTCCCTGCCGGGCGTGGGCAAGGTCCGCGCCAAGCAGATCATGGAGCGACTCGGGATCTCCGAGAGCCGCCGCGTGCGGGGCCTCGGTTCCAACCAGATCGCCTCTCTCGAGCGCGAGTTCGGCGGCACTGCCAGCTGA